A region from the Nitrospinota bacterium genome encodes:
- the waaF gene encoding lipopolysaccharide heptosyltransferase II has translation MAKYEVKIEVAVRSPNWLGDAIMALPAIKALAGIFGDPSINGVGSITILAREGLEDIFGRFPFVRDVVTFNRTSEARIHWGLSLSGVGKIILFTNSFRSAWNGYRTGAPLRAGYSGNFRSLLLTHRMPPDKTLHMTDYYLNLLKVFGKSGFSKEIEFPLYEVERDFAASLGDLNGAVGIPLGARFGPAKCWPEEKLKELIGLIRSRTKRVVVLFGTKAERVQATELVEFAKTVSPENGAIIDLTGRTTIGEMAAVMRSCEWIVANDSGPLHLAAAVGAKVLALFGSTDPVRTAPLSGNVRIINKSVECAPCYKRECPIDFRCMQEIGAEEVFDIIEGKP, from the coding sequence ATGGCAAAATATGAAGTGAAAATAGAGGTCGCTGTAAGATCCCCGAACTGGCTCGGCGACGCTATCATGGCTCTCCCCGCGATAAAGGCTCTTGCCGGTATTTTCGGGGACCCATCGATCAACGGAGTCGGTTCAATAACGATCCTTGCCCGCGAGGGGCTTGAGGATATTTTCGGGCGGTTTCCTTTCGTAAGGGATGTGGTCACTTTTAACCGCACATCCGAAGCGAGAATACACTGGGGGCTCTCCTTGAGCGGTGTCGGCAAGATCATCCTTTTTACGAATTCGTTCCGCTCCGCCTGGAACGGCTATAGAACAGGCGCGCCGCTCAGGGCCGGGTATAGCGGAAATTTCCGCTCTCTCCTGCTTACGCACAGGATGCCGCCGGACAAGACGCTCCATATGACCGACTATTATCTGAACCTTCTGAAGGTTTTCGGCAAATCGGGCTTTTCAAAAGAGATAGAATTTCCTCTATATGAAGTTGAGCGCGACTTTGCCGCCTCCCTTGGGGACTTGAATGGGGCGGTCGGTATTCCCCTAGGAGCCAGGTTCGGCCCCGCAAAATGCTGGCCGGAGGAGAAGCTAAAGGAGCTGATCGGCCTGATACGCAGCAGGACGAAAAGGGTTGTTGTTCTCTTCGGGACAAAGGCGGAAAGGGTACAGGCGACCGAGCTCGTCGAGTTCGCGAAGACCGTCTCTCCGGAAAACGGCGCGATAATCGACCTGACCGGAAGGACAACGATAGGGGAGATGGCCGCCGTGATGAGATCATGCGAATGGATAGTGGCAAACGATTCAGGTCCGCTTCATCTTGCCGCGGCAGTCGGGGCGAAGGTGCTTGCGCTTTTCGGCTCCACCGATCCGGTTCGCACGGCGCCGCTCTCCGGCAACGTAAGGATAATAAACAAGAGCGTTGAGTGCGCCCCATGCTATAAACGTGAGTGCCCCATCGATTTCCGCTGTATGCAGGAGATAGGGGCGGAAGAGGTGTTCGACATAATTGAAGGTAAACCATGA
- the hisH gene encoding imidazole glycerol phosphate synthase subunit HisH codes for MIAIVDYEMGNLRSVQKGFEKVGAEAIITRDISVIESASGVVLPGVGAFTVCMENLEKYGLITPIKSFIESGKPFLGICLGLQLLFEESVEFGNCKGLGLIKGKVRKFPADEMKVPHMGWNSVDISRDSRLLEGIHDGTYFYFVHSYYVDPEEDVSIATTDYGFNFVSAVEKGNIFATQFHPEKSQAEGLKILENFAGLAGEK; via the coding sequence ATGATCGCCATTGTTGATTATGAAATGGGAAACCTTCGGAGCGTTCAGAAAGGCTTTGAAAAGGTAGGCGCCGAAGCGATAATTACCCGCGACATCTCCGTAATCGAATCAGCCTCCGGCGTCGTGCTCCCAGGCGTTGGCGCCTTCACCGTCTGCATGGAGAATCTTGAGAAATACGGGCTCATCACTCCGATAAAGTCGTTCATCGAAAGCGGAAAGCCGTTTCTCGGAATATGTCTCGGCCTTCAACTCCTTTTTGAAGAGAGCGTCGAGTTCGGCAACTGCAAGGGACTCGGCCTCATAAAGGGGAAGGTGCGCAAGTTCCCAGCCGACGAGATGAAGGTCCCGCACATGGGATGGAATTCCGTCGATATATCCAGGGACAGCCGTCTTCTGGAAGGGATACATGACGGAACCTACTTCTATTTCGTTCATTCATATTACGTCGACCCTGAGGAGGATGTCTCCATCGCGACGACCGACTACGGTTTTAATTTCGTTTCAGCCGTCGAGAAGGGGAATATCTTCGCAACCCAGTTTCACCCGGAAAAGAGTCAGGCTGAAGGTCTGAAGATACTGGAGAATTTTGCCGGGTTGGCCGGCGAAAAATGA
- a CDS encoding lysophospholipid acyltransferase family protein — protein sequence MKKKKNIVIELLLYIPVWAIFEFTRISPRSFGYALWKSIALLLWPITKRRRGIMRENLRPVFPGKSDDEFEKIGLDVYLNLGRVYAEFCKIGALNQENVNEFVTFEGLEHLDAALAKGKGVIIPTMHYYNAELINGALAVKGYPVHWVIREVDNFFLDRKMDAIRTGSGMKVIKKERALREMLARIREGKIVSVTVDQKASFNEVWIRFLGRWSATVKAPAVISLRTGAAIVPMFSVPQLDNTHKVSFLPAISYEPTGETSVDVFNLSTIVSDLQSEFIKKHPGVWFWLHRKWSIVPTEKIVKECEALEKRFIESGYGADLSSVI from the coding sequence ATGAAAAAAAAGAAGAACATAGTAATAGAATTGCTTCTATATATTCCGGTCTGGGCCATTTTTGAGTTCACGAGGATCTCGCCGAGAAGTTTTGGTTATGCGCTATGGAAGAGCATAGCTCTTCTTCTCTGGCCCATTACTAAAAGGAGAAGGGGGATCATGCGGGAAAACCTTAGGCCCGTGTTCCCTGGAAAGAGCGACGATGAGTTTGAAAAGATCGGCCTAGATGTATATCTGAATCTCGGAAGGGTTTACGCCGAGTTCTGCAAGATAGGGGCGCTTAACCAGGAAAATGTAAACGAGTTCGTCACGTTTGAAGGGCTTGAACATCTCGATGCCGCTCTTGCCAAGGGGAAGGGGGTTATCATCCCGACGATGCACTACTACAATGCTGAGCTGATAAACGGTGCGCTCGCCGTGAAAGGCTATCCCGTCCACTGGGTTATAAGGGAGGTCGACAATTTCTTCCTCGACAGGAAGATGGATGCGATACGGACAGGCTCCGGCATGAAGGTTATAAAAAAGGAGCGCGCATTAAGAGAGATGCTCGCTCGTATACGCGAAGGGAAGATCGTCTCCGTGACTGTCGATCAGAAAGCTTCCTTTAACGAGGTATGGATACGGTTTTTGGGCCGCTGGTCGGCGACAGTAAAGGCGCCTGCGGTGATATCCCTCCGCACCGGCGCGGCTATAGTCCCTATGTTTTCCGTCCCCCAGCTTGATAACACCCATAAAGTCAGTTTCTTACCAGCCATTTCATATGAGCCTACGGGAGAGACGAGCGTCGATGTCTTTAACCTTTCTACAATCGTTTCCGATCTCCAGAGCGAGTTCATCAAAAAACACCCCGGCGTCTGGTTCTGGCTCCACAGGAAGTGGTCGATAGTACCTACGGAAAAGATAGTGAAGGAGTGCGAAGCTCTTGAAAAGCGTTTCATCGAATCCGGGTATGGAGCCGACCTCTCCTCGGTCATATAG